From a region of the Candidatus Rokuibacteriota bacterium genome:
- a CDS encoding BON domain-containing protein: protein MERSSEEAKAAASEVTKRVEHVKDVHNQLQVVSPGNRPKVDTDDKAITSMVKRRLKEDRQLKSAKIDARVDSGIVTLTGEVKSLALSSRASEVLSDVPGVRAVRNDLSYEPRSSSPAPAGGK, encoded by the coding sequence GTGGAACGGTCTTCGGAGGAGGCCAAGGCGGCGGCATCCGAGGTGACCAAGCGCGTGGAGCACGTGAAGGACGTGCACAACCAGCTCCAGGTCGTGTCCCCGGGGAACCGCCCGAAGGTCGATACCGACGACAAGGCGATCACGAGCATGGTCAAGCGGCGCTTGAAGGAGGACCGCCAGCTCAAGAGCGCGAAGATCGACGCGCGCGTCGACTCCGGCATCGTGACGCTGACGGGTGAGGTGAAGAGCCTCGCGCTGAGCTCGCGGGCATCGGAGGTTCTGAGCGACGTGCCGGGCGTCCGCGCCGTGAGGAACGATCTGAGCTACGAGCCGCGGAGCAGTAGCCCTGCGCCGGCGGGAGGGAAGTAG
- a CDS encoding twin-arginine translocation signal domain-containing protein, whose amino-acid sequence MHLSRRDFLSWSGGVVTGTALGGLTGLGASLAPVMARAEELRIKNAKAVPSVCPYCSVGCATLVHTIDGKIVNIEGDPRSPHNEGTLCPKGAAIYQLHVNPNRPTRVLHRAPGATDWEVWDLERAMERVAELIKKTRDETFVERLENGTPVNSTTALFSLGGATLDNEWNHIQQKLMRGLGIVAIENQARI is encoded by the coding sequence ATGCACCTCTCGCGGCGGGACTTCCTGAGCTGGTCGGGGGGCGTCGTGACGGGCACCGCCCTCGGCGGCCTGACCGGGCTCGGCGCCAGCCTGGCCCCCGTCATGGCGCGGGCCGAGGAGCTGCGGATCAAGAACGCCAAGGCGGTCCCCAGCGTATGTCCCTATTGCTCGGTCGGCTGCGCCACGCTCGTGCACACGATCGACGGGAAGATCGTCAACATCGAGGGCGATCCCCGTAGCCCGCACAACGAGGGGACGCTGTGCCCGAAGGGCGCCGCGATCTACCAGCTTCACGTCAATCCGAACCGCCCCACTCGCGTGCTGCACCGGGCGCCGGGAGCGACGGACTGGGAGGTGTGGGACCTCGAGCGCGCGATGGAGCGGGTGGCCGAACTCATCAAGAAGACGCGCGACGAGACGTTCGTCGAGCGGCTCGAGAACGGCACGCCCGTGAACTCCACGACGGCCCTCTTCTCGCTGGGTGGCGCCACCCTCGACAACGAGTGGAACCACATCCAGCAGAAGCTCATGCGCGGGCTCGGCATCGTCGCCATCGAGAACCAGGCCAGGATCTGA